One window from the genome of Eucalyptus grandis isolate ANBG69807.140 chromosome 7, ASM1654582v1, whole genome shotgun sequence encodes:
- the LOC104452844 gene encoding NADH:quinone reductase produces MGWRGILGCEYGIVQAPLGPDISGPELAAAVSNAGGLGLLRAPDWEAPDHVRELIRKTRSLTDKPFGIGVVLAFPHEENLKVILDEKVDVLQLYWGECTKELIEEAHQVGVKVVPQVGSFEEARRAINVGVDAIIVQGREAGGHIIGQDALITLVPRVVDLVGDKDIPVIAAGAIVDGRGYVAALALGARGVCLGTRFLATEESNAHPLYKRKLVEYDQTEYTDIFGRARWPGAPHRVLKTPFFNDWRSLPPNENEVNQPIIGRSTVHGVEKQIHRFTGTVPNSTTTGDIESMAMYAGQGVGLIKEILPAREVLRRLVEGAQLIIQQQCDAI; encoded by the exons atgggGTGGAGAGGGATACTGGGTTGCGAGTACGGGATCGTTCAGGCGCCGCTGGGGCCGGACATCTCGGGGCCGgagctcgccgccgccgtctccaACGCCGGCGGCCTTGGCCTCCTCAGAGCTCCCGACTGG GAGGCACCAGATCATGTGAGGGAGCTGATTAGGAAGACCCGGTCCTTGACTGATAAGCCGTTTGGGATAGGTGTTGTTCTGGCATTTCCCCATGAAGAAAACCTGAAGGTGATACTTGATGAAAAGGTAGATGTACTCCAGCTTTACTGGGGCGAGTGTACAAAAGAGCTCATTGAAGAAGCTCATCAAGTCGGAGTCAAAGTTGTGCCTCAA GTCGGTAGCTTTGAAGAGGCAAGAAGGGCTATCAATGTTGGTGTAGATGCGATCATTGTCCAAGGGCGTGAAGCCGGAGGACATATCATTGGACAG GATGCGTTGATTACCCTGGTGCCGAGGGTGGTTGATCTAGTTGGTGACAAAGATATACCAGTGATCGCTGCAGGGGCCATTGTGGATGGACGTGGCTATGTCGCAGCTTTAGCTCTTGGTGCAAGAGGTGTCTGCCTTGGCACTAG ATTTCTTGCTACAGAAGAAAGTAATGCACACCCTCTGTACAAGAGGAAGTTGGTCGAGTATGACCAAACAGAGTACACAGACATTTTTGGGAGGGCGCGGTGGCCAGGGGCACCACATCGTGTCCTGAAAACACCGTTCTTCAATGACTGGAGATCTCTTCCTCCCAATGAAAATGAGGTGAACCAGCCCATAATCGGTCGATCAACAGTACATGGAGTG GAGAAGCAGATTCACCGCTTTACAGGGACAGTTCCAAACTCAACAACCACCGGCGACATAGAGAGCATGGCGATGTACGCGGGACAAGGTGTAGGGCTTATCAAGGAGATTCTGCCTGCCAGGGAAGTGTTGAGGAGATTAGTTGAAGGTGCTCAGCTTATTATTCAGCAACAGTGTGATGCAATTTAA
- the LOC120295461 gene encoding LOW QUALITY PROTEIN: probable nitronate monooxygenase (The sequence of the model RefSeq protein was modified relative to this genomic sequence to represent the inferred CDS: inserted 1 base in 1 codon) produces MGWRGILGCEYGIVQAPLGPDISGPELAAAVSNAGGLGLLRAPDWEAPDHVRELIRKTRSLTDKPFGIGVVLAFPHEENLKVILDEKVDVLQLYWGECXKELIEEAHQVGVKVVPQVGSFEEARRAINVGVDAIIVQGREAGGHIIGQDALITLVPRVVDLVGDKDIPVIAAGAIVDGRGYVAALALGAKGVCLGTRFLATEESNAHPLYKRKLVEYDQTEYTDIFGRARWPGAPHRVLKTPFFNDWRSLPPNENEVNQPIIGRSTVHGVEKQIHRFTGTVPNSTTTGDIESMALYAGQGVGLIKEILPAGEVLMRLVEGAQLIIQQQFGAI; encoded by the exons atggggTGGAGAGGGATACTGGGTTGCGAGTACGGGATCGTTCAGGCGCCGCTGGGGCCGGACATTTCGGGGCCGgagctcgccgccgccgtctccaACGCCGGCGGCCTTGGTCTCCTCAGAGCTCCTGACTGG GAGGCACCGGATCATGTGAGGGAGCTGATTAGGAAGACCCGGTCCTTGACTGATAAGCCGTTTGGGATAGGTGTTGTTCTGGCATTTCCCCATGAAGAAAACCTGAAGGTGATACTTGATGAAAAGGTAGATGTACTCCAGCTTTACTGGGGCGAGT ACAAAGAGCTCATCGAAGAAGCTCATCAAGTCGGAGTCAAAGTTGTGCCTCAA GTCGGTAGCTTTGAAGAGGCAAGAAGGGCTATCAATGTTGGTGTAGATGCGATCATTGTCCAAGGGCGTGAAGCCGGAGGACATATCATTGGACAG GATGCATTGATTACCCTGGTGCCGAGGGTGGTTGATCTAGTTGGTGACAAAGATATACCAGTGATCGCTGCAGGGGCCATTGTGGATGGACGTGGCTATGTCGCAGCTTTAGCTCTTGGTGCAAAAGGTGTCTGCCTTGGCACTAG ATTTCTTGCTACAGAAGAAAGTAATGCACACCCTCTGTACAAGAGGAAGTTGGTCGAGTATGACCAAACAGAGTACACAGACATTTTTGGGAGGGCGCGGTGGCCAGGGGCACCACATCGTGTCCTGAAAACACCGTTCTTCAATGACTGGAGATCTCTTCCTCCCAATGAAAATGAGGTGAACCAGCCCATAATCGGTCGATCAACAGTACATGGAGTG GAGAAGCAGATTCACCGCTTTACAGGGACAGTTCCAAACTCAACAACCACCGGCGACATAGAGAGCATGGCGTTGTACGCAGGACAAGGAGTAGGGCTTATCAAGGAGATTCTGCCTGCCGGGGAAGTGTTGATGAGATTAGTTGAAGGTGCTCAGCTTATTATTCAGCAACAGTTTGGTGCAATTTAA
- the LOC104452843 gene encoding LOW QUALITY PROTEIN: septin and tuftelin-interacting protein 1 homolog 1 (The sequence of the model RefSeq protein was modified relative to this genomic sequence to represent the inferred CDS: inserted 4 bases in 3 codons; deleted 1 base in 1 codon) yields MDEDQEMERFGMDNDYDDGQWIDGEFYYRQRREKRAQTKDDALYGVFASGDSDSDYDDSSKRKRRKNRDLHGKADLSKPVNFVSTGMVMPNREIDENSKTENEDDESADVDEDXAGLGVGAGVGLGFKKRDDGFDENGEEEDGFLPTAFGRKIKEGAERRREQSKLEKKAQQGGAKRDSYESGNVGGFEKYTKGIGMKLLEKMGYKXGGLGKNQQGIVAPVEAKLRPKNMGMGFNDYKETPAKAPVASLEPEEKKPLPDVPGKEKLWSKQMKRATLKNKAKYITAEELLAKKQEQGVEVVQKVLDMRGPQVRVLANLENLNAEEKARESDVPMPELQHNVRLIVDLAELDIQKIDRDLRNEKETALSLQEEKEKLQAEAELQKKQLNNVKEIMNTLGRIEEEKSMGTLTLDLLAKSFGDMLRRFPDDYKLCNLSCIACSFALPLFIRVFQGWDPLRNPSHGLEVVSRWKSLLQGQECLDIWDLGSPYTQLVSEVVLPAVRISGINTWEARDPEPMLHFLETWEKLLPSSVLQSILNMVVMPKLSSAVDSWDPKRETVPIHVWVHPWLPLLGQKLEGHYQIIRSKLSNVLHAWHPSDGSAYTILSPWKTVFDSASWEDFMRRFIIPKLQLVLQEFQINPADQKLDQFNWVMSWASAIPIHLMVDLMEKXFFVKWLQVLYHWLCSNPDFNEVMNWYRGWRNLFPQELLANESIRYQLRIGLDMMDNAAEGMEVAQPGVKENLSYHRVLEQRQFEAQQKAAAYARQQAAVGAGGTSHMDAAGGMPEMKLKEVIEAYAQQHELLFKPKPGRMHNGLQIYGFGNVSIIVDSINQKVFAQNEEAWSLVSLEDLLKMHYSSLAKRR; encoded by the exons ATGGACGAGGACCAGGAGATGGAGAGGTTCGGGATGGACAACGATTACGACGACGGGCAGTGGATCGACGGGGAGTTCTACTACCGGCAGCGGAGGGAGAAGCGCGCGCAGACCAAGGACGACGCGCTCTACGGCGTCTTCGCGTCGGGGGACTCCGATTCGGACTACGACGACTCCTccaagaggaagcggaggaAGAACAGGGACCTCCATGGTAAGGCCGATCTGTCGAAGCCCGTGAATTTCGTGTCCACCGGCATGGTCATGCCGAACAGAGAGATTGATGAGAACTCGAAGACGGAGAATGAGGATGACGAGTCCGCTGACGTGGATGAGG AGGCCGGGCTTGGGGTTGGTGCTGGGGTGGGTTTGGGGTTTAAGAAGCGAGACGATGGTTTTGATGAGaacggcgaggaggaggatggtTTCTTGCCGACGGCATTTGGGCGGAAGATCAAGGAGGGAgcggagaggaggagagagcaaTCGAAATTGGAGAAGAAAGCGCAGCAAGGTGGGGCTAAGAGGGATTCTTATGAATCGGGGAACGTGGGCGGCTTCGAGAAGTACACCAAGGGAATTGGAATGAAGTTGCTCGAGAAAATGGGTTACA GGGGTGGTCTTGGCAAGAACCAGCAGGGGATTGTGGCACCCGTTGAAGCAAAGTTGCGTCCTAAGAATATGGGTATGGGTTTCAACGACTACAAAGAAACTCCTGCAAAGGCGCCTGTTGCCTCATTGGAgccagaggaaaagaagccattACCTGATGTGCCTGGTAAGGAGAAGCTTTGGTCTAAGCAAATGAAGAGGGCAACACTGAAAAACAAAGCGAAATATATTACAGCAGAAGAGCTGTTGGCGAAGAAGCAGGAACAGGGTGTTGAAGTTGTGCAAAAGGTACTTGACATGCGCGGACCTCAGGTTAGGGTATTAGCAAACTTGGAGAATCTGAATGCGGAAGAGAAGGCGAGGGAGAGTGATGTTCCTATGCCCGAGCTCCAGCACAATGTAAGGTTGATTGTGGACCTTGCTGAGTTGGATATTCAGAAGATCGATAGGGACCTGAGGAATGAGAAGGAGACAGCTCTGAGCTtgcaagaggaaaaagagaagttgCAAGCTGAGGCAGAACTCCAGAAGAAACAACTAAATAACGTGAAGGAGATAATGAATACACTAGGCCGGATTGAGGAGGAAAAGTCGATGGGAACATTGACGTTAGACTTGCTAGCCAAGTCTTTTGGTGACATGCTAAGAAGGTTTCCTGATGATTATAAACTTTGCAACTTATCCTGCATTGCTTGCTCATTTGCACTCCCTCTGTTTATCAGAGTATTTCAGGGATGGGATCCTCTTCGGAATCCCTCACATGGGTTGGAAGTTGTTTCACGGTGGAAATCTCTATTGCAAGGACAGGAATGTCTTGATATATGGGATTTGGGATCCCCTTATACCCAGTTGGTTTCAGAAGTTGTCTTGCCTGCTGTGAGAATATCAGGCATTAACACTTGGGAGGCAAGGGATCCGGAACCAATGCTTCATTTCCTCGAGACATGGGAAAAATTGTTGCCTTCTTCTGTTCTGCAGTCTATACTGAACATGGTTGTTATGCCAAAATTGTCGAGTGCCGTGGACTCGTGGGACCCCAAA CGAGAAACTGTTCCTATCCATGTCTGGGTGCATCCGTGGTTACCCTTGTTGGGACAAAAGTTGGAGGGTCACTATCAGATCATACGGTCAAAACTGAGTAATGTACTTCACGCCTGGCACCCGAGTGATGGCTCTGCGTACACCATATTGTCACCTTGGAAAACTGTGTTCGATTCTGCCAGTTGGGAGGATTTTATGCGCCGGTTTATCATTCCAAAATTGCAGCTTGTCCTCCAGGAGTTCCAGATAAACCCAGCTGATCAGAAGCTGGATCAGTTCAATTGGGTCATGTCTTGGGCCTCTGCTATCCCAATCCATCTCATGGTGGACTTGATGGAGAA TTTTTTTGTTAAGTGGCTACAGGTGTTATATCACTGGTTGTGTTCTAACCCAGACTTCAATGAAGTTATGAACTGGTATCGAGGTTGGCGGAATCTTTTTCCACAAGAGCTGCTAGCAAATGAGAGTATCAGATATCAGCTTAGAATTGGTCTAGACATGATGGACAATGCAGCTGAAGGCATGGAGGTTGCCCAACCTGGTGTTaaagaaaacttaagttatCATAGGGTCCTTGAGCAGAGGCAGTTTGAGGCTCAGCAGAAAGCAGCAGCTTATGCTCGACAACAAGCTGCTGTTGGTGCTGGTGGTACCTCTCATATGGATGCTGCCGGTGGAATGCCTGAGATGAAGCTAAAAGAAGTCATTGAGGCCTATGCGCAGCAGCATGAGTTGCTATTCAAGCCTAAACCTGGTCGGATGCACAATGGCCTTCAGATATATGGTTTTGGGAATGTGAGCATCATTGTGGACTCTATTAATCAGAAGGTATTTGCCCAAAACGAGGAAGCATGGTCTTTGGTATCTCTTGAGGATCTGCTGAAGATGCATTACAGTTCACTGGCAAAGAGACGTTAG